The Thermoplasma acidophilum DSM 1728 genome includes a window with the following:
- a CDS encoding SPL family radical SAM protein, whose translation MNVIEIEVKTALQNSGLKELDYSLNPYLGCMHRCLYCYAMDMTKDARATQDWGSTVMVKKNIIEVLKREIPHRRRGIVGISTITDPYQPVEFRYRITRRSIEILLREGFRVSIQTKSPLVARDLDLISKYRPMVDVGMTITTASPDKARAIETQSPSPEARHRALSALSAAGIRTWIFFGPIIKGFNDSDADIEGVVRIASDTGSRVIFDAYSFYPKSASLMIEGGIRPAAPDMDAIGPRIRRICEEYGVECNSEDEDYVKENARINRTLF comes from the coding sequence ATGAATGTGATCGAAATAGAAGTGAAGACGGCGCTGCAGAATTCAGGCCTGAAAGAGCTGGATTACAGCCTGAACCCGTATCTGGGTTGCATGCACAGATGCCTTTACTGCTATGCAATGGATATGACCAAGGATGCCAGAGCAACACAGGATTGGGGGTCCACTGTCATGGTGAAAAAGAACATTATAGAAGTTCTGAAGCGCGAAATTCCGCACAGGCGAAGGGGCATAGTAGGGATATCCACCATTACGGATCCATATCAGCCCGTAGAATTCAGATACAGGATCACCCGGCGATCGATCGAGATACTGCTCAGAGAGGGGTTCCGTGTATCGATCCAGACAAAATCGCCGCTGGTAGCAAGGGATCTGGATCTGATATCGAAGTACAGGCCGATGGTTGACGTCGGCATGACCATAACCACAGCATCGCCGGACAAGGCCAGGGCCATTGAAACGCAGAGCCCGAGTCCTGAGGCAAGGCACAGAGCTCTGTCCGCGCTGTCAGCTGCCGGCATACGTACGTGGATTTTTTTCGGGCCGATAATAAAGGGCTTCAACGATTCGGATGCGGACATCGAGGGCGTGGTCAGGATTGCATCTGACACTGGATCACGTGTGATATTCGACGCTTATTCGTTTTATCCGAAATCCGCCAGCCTCATGATAGAAGGGGGCATAAGGCCGGCCGCGCCTGACATGGATGCGATCGGGCCAAGGATACGGAGGATCTGCGAGGAATACGGCGTGGAATGCAACAGCGAAGACGAAGATTATGTAAAGGAAAATGCAAGGATAAACCGAACGCTCTTCTGA
- a CDS encoding Nre family DNA repair protein, which yields MPVKAKMSIPASLCMRCRGAKRLCGLSYCPIEIEMITRSKISGRSNIKEIDGSSPPSVFVGRYGYPKVSVYPSAPPIRGDTSNLSVSASWLDMPLEEFISARLSMLRGSREFAVDAAVDPDALLQRIQEISLSKGSVDVDILLERPIDTSKIEIDDHVTPMGPASPMKTFSLDPSGTEQHIEKVYYDTDMKAKDAVMKLYENGIDIERISQSLSVGIMGEGKNRKIVPTRWSITAVDSMISDDLIEEAKQRPTIDKFLAYRMRVNGNYFMAILTPSNWIYEWGESWFPGSTWNMWGNQAEVEIDYEGYNGRKTYPDIGGCYYSSRVAVGEAFKKLGRSGGAITWREIYPGFNIPVGVWFVRENMRRLFAQKPEVFDTIDEAMNYVSEWMRVPPEKWKSNSYVYKTLKYNNLERFFSL from the coding sequence ATGCCTGTTAAGGCAAAGATGAGCATACCCGCTTCGCTCTGCATGAGGTGCAGGGGGGCAAAGAGGCTGTGCGGACTCTCATACTGCCCCATAGAGATAGAGATGATAACGAGATCGAAGATCAGCGGCAGGAGTAACATAAAGGAGATCGATGGATCATCGCCACCTTCGGTTTTTGTGGGCCGCTATGGCTACCCAAAGGTCTCCGTATATCCATCTGCACCGCCGATCAGGGGCGATACCAGCAATCTCTCAGTCAGCGCATCATGGCTGGACATGCCGCTGGAAGAGTTCATATCAGCCAGGCTGTCCATGCTAAGGGGATCCAGGGAGTTTGCCGTGGATGCAGCGGTCGATCCAGATGCGCTGCTCCAGAGGATACAGGAGATATCACTCTCAAAGGGTTCCGTTGATGTGGACATACTGCTTGAGAGGCCCATAGACACCTCGAAGATCGAGATTGACGATCATGTGACGCCAATGGGCCCTGCATCACCCATGAAGACCTTCAGCCTGGACCCGTCAGGAACTGAACAGCACATAGAGAAGGTCTACTACGATACGGACATGAAGGCAAAGGATGCTGTGATGAAACTGTATGAAAACGGCATAGACATCGAACGAATATCGCAATCACTCAGTGTTGGCATCATGGGCGAAGGAAAGAACAGGAAGATCGTGCCAACAAGGTGGTCGATAACCGCAGTGGACAGCATGATATCCGACGATCTCATAGAGGAAGCTAAGCAGAGGCCCACAATAGATAAATTCCTAGCGTACAGGATGAGGGTGAACGGAAACTACTTCATGGCCATACTGACGCCATCGAACTGGATCTATGAATGGGGAGAGTCCTGGTTCCCGGGCAGCACATGGAACATGTGGGGAAACCAGGCGGAGGTGGAGATTGATTACGAGGGCTACAACGGCAGGAAAACTTATCCTGATATCGGTGGATGCTACTATTCCAGCAGGGTGGCAGTGGGCGAGGCTTTCAAGAAGCTGGGCAGAAGCGGTGGTGCGATAACCTGGAGGGAGATATACCCGGGCTTCAACATTCCTGTCGGAGTATGGTTCGTCAGGGAGAATATGCGGAGGCTATTCGCACAGAAGCCGGAGGTGTTCGATACCATCGATGAAGCCATGAACTACGTATCTGAATGGATGAGAGTACCGCCGGAAAAATGGAAATCTAATTCTTACGTGTACAAGACGCTGAAGTACAACAATCTCGAGAGGTTCTTCAGCCTATGA
- a CDS encoding GNAT family N-acetyltransferase has translation MRPVIIESEDVKIGLIVKEDLQRLYEIFNNPKGARFIRDPTQIFFPEDLDEFYDSLRKNKEKTRIYAILYGKAADFIGTIGLYDIDTKNSYAYIAFGIDQKYWGRGITTKAVSLMMKYAFDTMHLRKLISSVFEPNVASRKVLEKNGFEEVGRYRRQGYVPGYGFADEVLFERFNEKIIYI, from the coding sequence ATGCGCCCGGTAATAATCGAAAGTGAAGACGTCAAGATTGGCCTGATAGTGAAAGAGGATCTTCAGCGTCTGTACGAGATATTCAACAATCCAAAGGGTGCCAGGTTCATCCGAGATCCAACCCAGATATTTTTCCCTGAGGATCTTGATGAATTCTATGACAGTTTACGTAAAAACAAGGAAAAAACTAGGATCTATGCCATTCTGTACGGGAAAGCCGCGGATTTCATTGGCACAATCGGCCTCTACGACATCGACACGAAAAACAGCTATGCCTACATTGCGTTTGGCATAGACCAGAAATATTGGGGCAGAGGCATTACAACAAAGGCGGTATCGCTAATGATGAAATACGCTTTCGACACCATGCACCTGCGCAAGCTGATCAGCAGCGTATTTGAACCAAACGTGGCGTCCAGGAAAGTTCTAGAGAAAAACGGTTTCGAAGAGGTAGGCCGTTACCGAAGGCAGGGCTACGTTCCTGGCTACGGCTTTGCAGACGAAGTCCTTTTCGAGAGGTTCAACGAGAAGATAATATACATTTGA
- a CDS encoding peptide-N4-asparagine amidase: MRTLTLAVAVVVALVILGFGLAQQGFQRSGTLNNFSGEALLGSHSMPYSSKSRLLNLSSDALSESDPSGYPIYNSSTVLASLPPVIPNTQPVVVRLVHDFVVYRNNTSVPTSRAAISGSFIAPQSPTGWALILLKFNGSASGIVYDSGYSFNVDNNTLLWGTSPEYGNWTVYKNLTLYEALFTGKVYWQWNSPGTIVQGRFESNITLYFYPADAQFPAPKEPNLIIPILPSMSSFDYHLTPSKPYVTSEVKVPKDVYRAEIQIWLYGFSSQEFWYANEPSFNMLFVNVSSRAVASVLPFPYINTGGIDLFAWRPVTGAFTLHDRFYFEDVTGDLGFIEGTHEWNFSMPDLAYPYFVVTASLLLYTSPNASPATPGPYHFSMSPVRTVQVGIPGVSQQAYFNQSMDYSYSSTSVFRMDGRLTIATDIASGSFMNNQSLTPIWENLTQSERMQFVNIVWFGHYSSISFVQYNFPLRMDTLFEIQITKTTNGGYPMYGFATFGLTDLLQSWQQVSLSNHMITTIENTVTSNDSFVTSQLELISPTGGLLGAVSHASGFTSKDLRVSVRSVSSGIVHGYEHKIVAGSSDLYGPDYIQPILYERLIIVLNDYIISQH, encoded by the coding sequence TTGCGTACCCTAACACTTGCAGTTGCGGTTGTGGTAGCACTCGTGATTTTGGGGTTCGGTCTTGCTCAGCAGGGCTTTCAGCGTTCGGGAACCCTGAATAACTTTTCCGGGGAGGCACTTCTAGGCAGCCATTCAATGCCATATTCCAGCAAGTCGAGGTTGCTGAACCTCTCCTCCGATGCGCTGAGTGAGAGTGATCCATCGGGATACCCGATATACAACTCATCCACCGTTCTGGCCTCACTGCCGCCCGTTATACCGAACACGCAGCCAGTAGTGGTTAGGCTTGTGCATGACTTCGTGGTGTACAGGAACAACACCTCTGTGCCTACGAGCAGGGCAGCAATCTCTGGCTCTTTCATTGCTCCGCAGAGCCCAACGGGATGGGCCCTCATACTCCTCAAATTCAATGGCAGCGCCTCAGGCATCGTGTACGACTCTGGGTATTCGTTCAACGTGGACAACAACACGCTCCTCTGGGGTACATCACCTGAATATGGCAACTGGACTGTTTACAAGAACCTGACACTGTACGAGGCCCTCTTCACCGGCAAGGTATACTGGCAGTGGAACTCTCCAGGCACGATAGTGCAGGGGCGCTTCGAGAGCAACATAACCCTTTACTTCTACCCTGCGGACGCACAGTTCCCGGCACCCAAGGAACCGAACCTGATCATACCGATCCTGCCGAGCATGTCGTCGTTCGATTACCACCTAACGCCGTCTAAGCCATACGTCACCTCTGAGGTGAAAGTGCCGAAAGATGTGTACAGGGCAGAGATACAGATATGGCTCTACGGCTTTTCCTCCCAGGAGTTCTGGTACGCCAACGAGCCTTCCTTCAACATGCTCTTCGTGAACGTCTCCAGCAGGGCCGTGGCGTCTGTGCTGCCATTCCCATACATCAACACGGGCGGCATCGACCTCTTTGCCTGGAGGCCGGTGACTGGTGCCTTCACACTCCATGACAGGTTCTACTTCGAGGATGTTACTGGAGACCTAGGGTTCATAGAAGGAACGCATGAGTGGAACTTCAGCATGCCAGATCTCGCTTACCCGTACTTTGTGGTGACAGCCTCGCTGCTCCTGTACACCAGCCCGAATGCGTCTCCCGCGACGCCCGGCCCCTATCACTTCAGCATGTCTCCTGTGAGGACGGTGCAGGTGGGGATTCCAGGCGTTTCGCAGCAGGCTTACTTCAACCAGTCGATGGACTACTCGTACAGTTCTACATCCGTTTTCCGCATGGACGGCAGGCTGACCATTGCAACTGACATCGCGTCGGGGTCGTTCATGAACAACCAGAGCCTGACGCCCATATGGGAGAACCTCACGCAGAGCGAGAGGATGCAGTTCGTCAATATTGTATGGTTTGGACACTACAGCAGCATCTCGTTCGTGCAGTATAACTTCCCGCTTAGGATGGACACGCTGTTCGAGATACAGATCACCAAGACTACCAACGGTGGATATCCGATGTACGGGTTCGCGACGTTTGGCCTTACGGATCTGCTGCAATCATGGCAGCAGGTCAGCCTTTCGAACCATATGATCACAACCATAGAGAACACAGTGACTAGTAACGATTCCTTCGTCACCTCGCAGCTTGAACTTATAAGCCCAACTGGAGGCCTCCTTGGTGCGGTATCGCACGCCTCCGGGTTCACATCCAAGGATCTAAGGGTTTCTGTGAGGTCAGTTTCGTCAGGTATAGTGCACGGCTACGAGCATAAGATAGTGGCTGGTAGCAGTGACCTATACGGCCCGGACTACATACAGCCGATCCTATATGAGAGGCTCATAATTGTGCTAAATGATTACATTATATCACAACACTAA